CAGGCCATGTTGACACCGATGACCAACCCGTACGGGAGCCAGCGGAGCAGCGTCTGACGCAGGCGCCTTCCCCCGACGCTCTCCCTGCCGGCCAGGATCCAGATCAGGGCGATCCGCGTCGCCTCCAGCCCGATCATGTATTCGTAGAGCAGCTGATACGACAGCGCGGTTGCCAGCGAGAACAGAGTGAGGATGACCCGGACCCAGGAGCGGCGTGCCCGCAGGGCAAGGCCAGTCAGCGCGATCGAGAGCAGGGCGACGGCATAGGTGGTCAACTGGTTCGAGAAAGTCATGGCGTTGGGTTGCTGAAGGAACCCCGGGTACAACAGGACCAGAAGTGCCACTGCGGTGGTCTCTAGCCTGCGGCCGGGCCAGGCAGTCCGCCCGATCACGAGGGCAAACACGGCGCCAACCCAGCGCAGGAACAGGGCGTACAACTGCCAGGCCAGCCGGTTCTCCCCCAGCAAGCTATAGGTCAGGGAGTACAGCTGCCCCATCACCGGCCGGTCTGTCGAGAAGAGGATCGGGATGCTTTCCGGGCCGCGCACGCGGCCGGCCCACAGCACGTACCAATCGTCGCGGTAGAAGCCCAGCTGGGTCAGCCAGGGGCCGTAGGCGAGGAGGGCGAGCGCCCCCAGAAGGCCGATCGCCAGGGCCCACTCGATCCGGTTGTCGCGTCTACCAGGGGACGGTTTCACTCCAGTCACCTCATCCGTCTTGCGCCCTCCTGAGCCTCCGGCTCCGGGGAAGCCAAGTTCCCAGGACAAGCGTGCGCTACGGCCATTCTCTCACGGCCGGGGAGAATTCGCCTCGGCAAGCCTGAGGATCGCCCCCTGTGCAAGCAGTACCCCGACCTGCAGGCCGAGATCTCGATACAGCGCCGGGGGTACCCCGACGTCTGCCAGGGATAGCTCACCTACGAATGGCCGCGCCTGGGGCAGGAGCAGGCCGACCTTGGGCAGGGCGGTGGTGAGCGTGGCGGCGGCCCGGATGATCGGAGGCTGAGCATCATCGCCCAGGGCGTCGAGCATCCAGTCGGGAGCCCCAAGGCCCACCGGCGGGGAATCCGTCAGGCCGAAGGCCTGCAGGCTGTGCCACGGCTGGGCCGGCGGGCCGCGCACGCGACCGGGGTCGCCGTCGAGAACGATGTCTAGCTGTGCTCCCCAGCTGCTCAAGTGGCGGGCGGCAGCCATGCCGCCTCCTCCGCGCAGGACCGCCAACCAGGTCGCGAGCCAGCTCCGCCAGGCGAAGCCCGGCGTTGTCCTTCATCTACATCTGGCTAATGCCGTAGGCCTCTGCCATCAGCCGGTCGACTTCGACCATCTGTTGGCAGCTAAGGCCGGGGATGGTGGCGGGCATAGCTAGTGCTCCGCGGGGTCGGGGTTCCCGAAGGCCAAACCCGGTGCCCTGGCCGCTTCCGAAAGAGCCGGGTGTCGACCTGCGTGCGGCGCCAAGAGTTTACTGGATGTTTACACCCGCCTGGCGCGCCGATTACGGGGGCCGGGCAGAATTCAGCCAATCACAAGGATCGACGGGAGGAAGAATCATGAAACTGGTGCACACAGTCACAGGGCTGGTCACGAAGCGGGCAGCGATTTTGGCCGTGCTGATCGTCGTCGCCGTTGGGGCGGCCGTGCCGGTCACCCCGGTGTCGGCCGATGACAGCACACCGCCTCCGCCCTCCGGCCAACGGGCCGGTCAGCAGCTCGAGGCCTGCCTGGATCGCCTCGGGGAGTGGCATTCCGCCCAGGAACAGAACCTGGGCCGGGCGGCCGACGCCACGCAAAGGATCGAAGACATGATCGAGAAAGCCCAGTCGCTGGGAATCGACACCAGCGAGGCGGAAGCGCTGCTGGCGCAGGCGGTCTCGCTCTTGGCGGCTGCTGACGGCCACCACGACGACGCCAGCGCGATTCTGGAGGCCCACAAGGGCTCCGACGGCAACGGTGAAGTGATCGATCGGGAACAGGCCGGTGATACCTGCCGGACCGGGCGCGATGCGCTGGCCAATGGGCGCGACTCGCTACAGGACCTGCGCGGCATCGGGCGGGATCTGCGCGCTCTCGCCCGGATGTGGCGGCAAACCTACCGGCAGGCGCCGACGCCCGAGGCCGGGTAGGCCGATAGTGTCGGAGGCCTGAGCGTGACCCAGCGTAGGCTCTGGCTCGCACTCCTCGTCGTGCTGGTGGCAGGGATCACCGGATGCGGCCGCCGCAGCCGCGGGACCCCGCCGCTGCCGCCGGCCCACGAGGGTTCATTGCCGGCGGATAGGGACTCGGTTCAGACGCCTGAGGCGAAACCTACCACCCTGGCTGTCGGCGAGACATCTGCCGCGTGGCCGCCCTCGCCGCCACCCGGGCTCGAAGCGGTGGCCGCAACCGAGACCGCGGCGGCGACAATCCCGCTCAATCCCCTGTGGGACGATCTGGACGAAGCGCTGGACGGACTGGACTGGGCGCTGGCGGGCATCGAGGCATGGGAGGTGGCCGTGCCCTAGGGAAGCCGCCCTCATGAACGAACCTTCAGGACCGGAAACTGAACGCTCTCTGTGAGGATATTCGGCGAAGCAGGAGCCTCACAGAGAGCGTTTCATATCTAGGATCCCTGGGTGAAATCCCCTGACCGTCATCCAGCTCAGATGCGGTGGAAGCTCTGAAGTAGCTTGATGTAGCTGGAGCGCTCGAAGGCGGCGGGCTCGATGTGGTTCTGCAAGCTGAGCTTACCCCGCAGCCCGGCAATCGATTCCATCTCCAGTTCGTCCATGCGCGTCTCCAGCTCGCGGACGATCTGGCGCAGCGTGCCCATTCCGTCGCGCAAGAGCGCCGAGCACACCTGGGCAACATCGGCGCCGGCTAGCACCGCCTTGAGCACGTCGTCGGCGGAATTCACGCCTCCGGTCAGGGCCAGTCCGCAATCAACCTGGCCGTGGAGGATGGCGATCCAGCGCAGCGGCAGCAGGATGTCCTCCGGGCGGCTGAGCGTGAGGACGGAGCGGATCTGCTGGCTGGGGACGTCAATGTCCGGCTGATAGAACCGATTGAACAGCACCAGGGCGCTGGCGCCCGCCTGGTCCAGCTGCATGGCCATGTTGGGAATGGCGCTGAAGAACGGGCTGAGCTTGACGGCGACCGGTATCTGTATATTCTTCTTGATGGCGCGCAGGATGTCCACATATACCGTCTCGATGTCCGTGCCCATCAGGGTGTCGGTCGTCGGGATGAAGTAGATGTTGAGTTCCAGTCCGTCGGCGCCGGCCTGCT
This Anaerolineales bacterium DNA region includes the following protein-coding sequences:
- a CDS encoding dihydroorotate dehydrogenase-like protein, encoding MAKLQTSYMGLTLKNPVVPSASPLSRELDGIRAMEDAGAAAVVLYSLFEEQIALETGEVPDRLFTGALGIADATLHFPQRQEYARSPDEYVEHLRKAKESVDIPIIASMNGTSKGGWLDYSRQLEQAGADGLELNIYFIPTTDTLMGTDIETVYVDILRAIKKNIQIPVAVKLSPFFSAIPNMAMQLDQAGASALVLFNRFYQPDIDVPSQQIRSVLTLSRPEDILLPLRWIAILHGQVDCGLALTGGVNSADDVLKAVLAGADVAQVCSALLRDGMGTLRQIVRELETRMDELEMESIAGLRGKLSLQNHIEPAAFERSSYIKLLQSFHRI